A region of Vitis riparia cultivar Riparia Gloire de Montpellier isolate 1030 chromosome 12, EGFV_Vit.rip_1.0, whole genome shotgun sequence DNA encodes the following proteins:
- the LOC117926681 gene encoding uncharacterized protein LOC117926681, producing the protein MMAIGEVCPHRLVVQDISLSRRQRGFDFPWG; encoded by the coding sequence ATGATGGCGATCGGGGAAGTATGCCCCCATCGTCTAGTGGTTCAGGACATCTCTCTTTCAAGGAGGCAGCGGGGATTCGACTTCCCCTGGGGGTAG